A stretch of the Gemmatimonadota bacterium genome encodes the following:
- the arsB gene encoding ACR3 family arsenite efflux transporter: MTQTARASSAAASDAKILRRLSTLDRYLPLWIFAAMAGGILLGRIYPTLGAALDRVQLAGVSVPIAVGLLWMMYPVLAKVRYETIGQHASDTKLISTSLVLNWVVGPLLMLGLAWLFLPDMPAYRNGLVLIGLARCIAMVLIWNSLARGSGELAAVLVALNSVFQIITYSVLGWLFLTVVPGWFGADTTTLNVSMGQIAKSVGIFLGVPLVAGYLTRKTLVARKGAAWYDGVFMPKFGPTALFGLLYTIVLMFAMQGHRILELPLDVVRIALPLLAYFALMFSFAFWLSRRLGFNYETTASLSFTAAGNNFELAIAVAIATFGISSGEALAAVVGPLIEVPALVALVYASLWARRRFFAGEPA, from the coding sequence ATGACGCAGACCGCTCGCGCCTCCAGCGCCGCCGCATCCGACGCGAAGATTCTCCGCCGCCTCTCGACCCTCGATCGGTATCTCCCGCTCTGGATCTTTGCGGCGATGGCGGGCGGCATCTTGCTCGGGCGAATCTATCCGACACTCGGCGCAGCACTCGACCGCGTGCAACTGGCCGGTGTCTCCGTGCCGATCGCGGTGGGATTGCTGTGGATGATGTACCCAGTGCTGGCCAAGGTGCGGTATGAGACCATCGGCCAGCACGCGAGTGACACGAAGCTCATCAGCACGTCGCTGGTGCTGAACTGGGTCGTAGGCCCGTTGCTGATGCTTGGGCTCGCCTGGCTCTTTCTTCCCGACATGCCCGCGTACCGCAATGGCCTCGTGCTTATTGGCCTCGCACGTTGCATTGCGATGGTGCTCATCTGGAACTCGCTCGCGCGAGGCTCTGGCGAGTTGGCAGCGGTTCTCGTGGCGCTGAACTCAGTGTTCCAGATTATCACCTATTCCGTACTCGGCTGGCTCTTCCTTACCGTGGTGCCCGGCTGGTTCGGCGCCGACACCACCACGCTGAACGTGTCGATGGGGCAGATCGCCAAGAGCGTCGGGATCTTCCTTGGCGTACCGCTCGTGGCTGGATATCTCACGCGGAAAACCCTCGTGGCACGTAAGGGCGCGGCCTGGTACGACGGCGTCTTCATGCCGAAATTCGGGCCAACGGCGCTGTTCGGTCTTTTGTACACCATCGTCTTGATGTTCGCGATGCAGGGGCATCGCATTCTCGAGTTGCCGCTCGACGTCGTACGCATTGCGCTGCCACTGCTCGCGTACTTTGCGCTGATGTTCAGCTTTGCCTTCTGGCTCTCGCGCCGACTCGGCTTCAATTACGAAACGACCGCTTCCCTCTCGTTCACTGCGGCCGGCAATAATTTTGAGCTGGCGATTGCTGTGGCGATTGCGACCTTCGGCATTAGCTCAGGCGAAGCGCTCGCTGCGGTGGTGGGGCCGCTGATTGAGGTGCCAGCGCTGGTGGCACTCGTCTACGCCTCGCTCTGGGCCCGCCGACGCTTCTTTGCCGGCGAACCCGCCTAG
- a CDS encoding aquaporin family protein, whose protein sequence is MSPILAELLGTMILVVLGDGVVGNVVLARTKGNNSGWIVITAGWAFAVTVAVYAVGSISGAHLNPAVTIAMASIGKFAWANVPGYIAAQMAGGFLGGVIVWLAYLPHWAATDDKDAKLAVFSTGPAIRSSGANLIAEAIGTAVLVLALLAVLSPANLVPNSDMAKGFSPVLVGVIIWSIGLSLGGTTGYAINPARDLGPRIAHAILPIAGKGGSDWGYAWVPVVGPIIGGLIGAVAYRALWGA, encoded by the coding sequence ATGTCCCCGATTCTTGCAGAGCTGCTCGGTACCATGATTCTCGTCGTTCTCGGTGATGGTGTTGTGGGCAACGTGGTGCTCGCGCGCACCAAGGGGAATAATTCCGGCTGGATTGTCATCACGGCCGGCTGGGCGTTCGCGGTCACGGTAGCGGTGTACGCGGTTGGTAGCATCAGCGGCGCGCATTTGAACCCTGCCGTTACCATTGCGATGGCGTCGATCGGCAAGTTCGCCTGGGCGAATGTCCCGGGATACATCGCCGCGCAGATGGCGGGCGGCTTTCTCGGCGGCGTGATTGTGTGGCTCGCGTATCTGCCGCACTGGGCCGCCACCGATGACAAAGACGCCAAGCTCGCGGTGTTCTCGACTGGGCCGGCCATTCGGAGCAGCGGCGCGAATCTCATTGCAGAAGCGATTGGCACGGCGGTACTCGTCCTCGCGCTACTGGCCGTGCTGTCGCCGGCGAATCTCGTTCCAAACTCCGATATGGCCAAAGGGTTTAGCCCGGTTCTCGTGGGCGTCATCATTTGGTCCATCGGGTTGTCGCTCGGCGGCACCACTGGCTACGCCATCAACCCAGCGCGTGACCTCGGCCCGCGCATTGCGCACGCCATACTCCCCATTGCCGGTAAGGGCGGCTCCGACTGGGGCTATGCCTGGGTGCCGGTGGTTGGCCCCATTATTGGCGGATTGATTGGCGCCGTAGCCTACCGCGCGCTCTGGGGCGCCTAA